A stretch of Deltaproteobacteria bacterium DNA encodes these proteins:
- a CDS encoding MBOAT family protein, producing the protein MLFNSYVFIFIFLPVTTLVFFAIGGRGHHRVASAWLVLTSLVFYGWWNPKYVALIMASICFNYAAGVMLSAEGRNNKKLILAVAIAANLALLGYYKYANFFVDNLNALAHTGLTLEAIILPIGISFFTFTQTAFLVDAYKGEAREYNFLHYCLFVTYFPHLVAGPILHHKEMMPQFAKASTYRPSSPDFAVGLTLFSFGLFKKVMFADEIARYSTPVFAAASSGAAVGFAEAWCGALAFTFQLYFDFSAYSDMALGLGRIFSIKLPINFHSPYKAENIIEFWRRWHITLSRFLRDYLYIPLGGNRKGKFRRYLNLLVTMLLGGLWHGAGWTFIIWGALHGIYLALNHAFRAFRASVLGHDLSKSSITGRAAGRAVTFIAVVIAWVFFRAEDFSTAIAMLKGMAFMNGFMPAADVVTSKEIQLLALLFIIAMWAPNSQEMLKKHEAGLNTYKNTIEEPRLKLLSWSPTLTWAIIAAILAAVSILSMTKLSEFLYFRF; encoded by the coding sequence ATGCTTTTTAACTCATACGTATTCATATTCATATTCCTGCCGGTAACAACGCTTGTGTTCTTCGCAATCGGCGGCAGAGGCCACCACCGCGTTGCAAGCGCGTGGCTGGTGCTGACTTCGCTCGTGTTCTACGGCTGGTGGAACCCGAAGTACGTGGCTCTCATAATGGCCTCCATCTGCTTTAACTACGCGGCAGGCGTGATGCTCTCGGCAGAGGGCAGAAACAATAAAAAACTCATCCTCGCAGTCGCCATAGCCGCGAACCTCGCGCTACTTGGATACTACAAGTACGCGAACTTCTTCGTTGATAACTTAAACGCCCTCGCCCACACGGGCCTTACGCTCGAGGCAATCATTTTACCAATCGGCATATCGTTTTTCACATTCACGCAGACAGCGTTCCTCGTTGACGCGTACAAGGGCGAGGCGCGGGAATATAACTTCCTCCACTACTGCCTTTTCGTCACGTACTTTCCGCACCTTGTGGCAGGCCCGATACTTCACCACAAAGAGATGATGCCGCAGTTCGCAAAGGCATCCACGTACCGCCCAAGCAGCCCGGACTTTGCCGTTGGCTTAACGCTCTTCTCGTTCGGGTTATTCAAGAAGGTCATGTTCGCGGACGAAATCGCAAGGTACTCGACCCCCGTGTTCGCTGCTGCAAGCTCCGGCGCTGCCGTTGGGTTTGCCGAGGCGTGGTGCGGCGCTCTGGCGTTTACATTTCAGCTCTACTTCGACTTCTCGGCGTACTCGGACATGGCGCTTGGGCTTGGCAGGATTTTCTCGATAAAGCTGCCGATAAACTTCCATTCACCCTATAAAGCGGAGAACATCATAGAGTTTTGGAGAAGGTGGCACATAACGCTCTCGCGCTTTCTAAGAGACTATCTCTACATCCCGCTTGGCGGCAACAGAAAGGGCAAGTTCAGAAGATACTTAAACCTGCTCGTAACAATGCTCCTTGGCGGGCTCTGGCACGGCGCAGGGTGGACATTCATCATCTGGGGCGCCTTGCACGGGATATACCTCGCCCTCAACCACGCCTTCCGGGCGTTCAGGGCCTCGGTGCTCGGACACGATTTAAGCAAATCCAGCATAACAGGACGCGCGGCAGGACGCGCCGTTACGTTCATAGCAGTCGTTATCGCCTGGGTGTTCTTCAGGGCCGAAGACTTCTCTACCGCTATCGCAATGCTAAAGGGCATGGCGTTCATGAACGGCTTCATGCCTGCCGCAGACGTTGTAACATCGAAAGAGATACAGCTCCTTGCCCTGCTCTTCATAATAGCCATGTGGGCGCCAAACTCTCAGGAGATGCTAAAAAAGCACGAGGCCGGGCTCAACACCTACAAGAACACGATAGAAGAGCCGCGCCTTAAGCTCCTTAGCTGGAGCCCCACACTTACGTGGGCAATTATAGCGGCAATACTTGCCGCGGTCTCGATACTCTCGATGACCAAACTTAGCGAATTTTTGTACTTCAGGTTCTAA
- a CDS encoding AsmA family protein, with the protein MKKKLLWIVLGVIALFFIVVIAAFVIVLTYDYNKLKPEITRAAYDATGRKLAIDGDIKLKIGLTPSLIIGKIGLENAPWGSRKQMVKVESVEVKVALWPLIHKKIRVKRFAVIGPDILIEANSAGKLNVEFDAPRKPAEAAPKEEKKKEEKKADKKKASMDVPTITLDDVRVENGIFAYKDARTGASYNVKLNKLLISAADIKGPISISLDGAFEKMPFNVSLKFSMNGDMTVFKVSNLEAGFAGSDLSGSLEAKLSGARPYVKADLKAKKFDLKALMKKDEAAKPAAPAPAASTEPPAKYVFPRDPIPLDGLKQADADVKLSAASILLPGMLVKDASVDLSLHDGVLNIKPMKAKLGGGDIKVELSLKAKGKAAVLTLTETIRAVDVGVMLKDLGITDVYEGKVDSDVNISGEGESVAAIMASLDGKVSLAGGAGKLSNSFVEGRGNAGKMILKLLSPGVKAGTNTVVGCTIAGFDIKDGIATSSAIVVNTDLAGLVGSGNVDLRTEKLDFRFKAVDKKGALGKTGLSDFVSAAKLGGRIASPDVEIDAAGAALALGKKFGGKEFKDPAIDAMLSAPKGSDSCEAAAEAVKKGGGIQAPEKEATKIIKEKVKEEGKKELKKQLDKGLKKLFSR; encoded by the coding sequence ATGAAGAAAAAACTCTTATGGATAGTTCTTGGCGTTATTGCCCTGTTTTTTATAGTGGTCATAGCGGCATTCGTAATTGTCCTTACTTACGATTATAACAAGCTAAAGCCCGAGATAACGCGGGCAGCATACGATGCGACCGGAAGAAAGCTCGCGATAGACGGCGACATAAAATTGAAGATAGGGCTCACGCCGTCGCTTATCATCGGAAAGATAGGGCTTGAGAACGCGCCCTGGGGCTCGCGTAAACAGATGGTAAAGGTCGAGAGCGTGGAGGTAAAGGTCGCTCTCTGGCCGCTTATACACAAGAAGATACGCGTAAAGCGTTTTGCCGTAATAGGCCCGGACATACTTATCGAGGCCAATAGCGCCGGTAAGCTCAACGTCGAGTTCGATGCGCCAAGGAAGCCCGCAGAGGCCGCGCCAAAGGAAGAGAAGAAGAAGGAAGAGAAAAAGGCCGATAAGAAAAAAGCTTCGATGGATGTGCCAACCATTACGCTTGACGACGTAAGGGTCGAGAACGGGATATTTGCCTACAAGGACGCGAGAACAGGGGCTTCTTACAATGTAAAGCTCAATAAGCTTCTTATCTCTGCAGCCGATATAAAAGGGCCGATTAGCATATCCCTTGACGGCGCCTTCGAGAAGATGCCCTTTAACGTCTCTCTTAAGTTCTCCATGAATGGCGACATGACGGTATTCAAGGTCTCGAACCTCGAAGCCGGTTTTGCCGGAAGCGACCTCTCTGGCTCTTTAGAAGCAAAGCTCTCAGGTGCACGGCCGTACGTAAAGGCTGATTTGAAGGCAAAGAAGTTCGATCTGAAAGCTCTCATGAAAAAGGACGAGGCCGCAAAGCCGGCTGCTCCGGCCCCTGCTGCAAGTACCGAGCCTCCGGCAAAGTACGTGTTCCCAAGAGACCCGATTCCTCTGGATGGTCTTAAGCAGGCTGATGCGGATGTGAAGCTCTCTGCAGCTTCGATACTTCTTCCGGGCATGCTTGTGAAGGACGCCTCGGTCGACCTTTCTTTGCATGATGGTGTTCTTAACATAAAGCCCATGAAGGCAAAGCTTGGCGGAGGGGATATAAAGGTCGAGCTCTCGCTAAAGGCAAAGGGCAAGGCCGCTGTACTTACGCTTACGGAAACGATCAGGGCCGTTGACGTGGGCGTGATGCTAAAAGACCTTGGCATAACGGATGTATACGAAGGCAAGGTGGATTCGGATGTCAATATAAGCGGCGAGGGCGAGAGTGTTGCCGCGATCATGGCCTCGCTTGACGGCAAGGTCTCGCTTGCCGGAGGCGCAGGTAAGCTTTCCAACAGCTTTGTGGAGGGCCGCGGCAATGCCGGCAAAATGATACTCAAGCTCCTTAGCCCGGGCGTAAAGGCAGGGACAAACACGGTAGTCGGCTGCACCATCGCCGGGTTCGATATAAAGGACGGCATAGCTACGTCGAGCGCCATAGTCGTCAACACCGACCTTGCGGGCCTTGTCGGCTCCGGCAATGTGGATTTGAGAACGGAAAAGCTCGATTTTCGTTTCAAGGCAGTGGATAAGAAAGGCGCGCTTGGTAAGACAGGGCTCTCGGATTTTGTCTCTGCCGCAAAGCTTGGCGGCAGGATCGCCTCTCCGGATGTCGAGATAGACGCCGCAGGAGCTGCCCTTGCGCTCGGCAAAAAGTTTGGCGGCAAGGAGTTCAAGGACCCTGCGATAGACGCCATGCTCTCTGCGCCAAAGGGCTCGGATTCGTGTGAGGCTGCGGCAGAGGCCGTTAAAAAAGGCGGCGGGATCCAGGCCCCGGAAAAAGAGGCTACGAAGATCATAAAGGAAAAGGTAAAAGAAGAAGGGAAAAAAGAATTAAAAAAGCAGCTCGATAAGGGGCTAAAAAAGCTTTTCAGCAGATAA
- a CDS encoding bifunctional precorrin-2 dehydrogenase/sirohydrochlorin ferrochelatase, translating into MTPSSPKCYLNTMLYYPVFLDIKDKDCLVIGGGKVAERKVLTLIEAGAKVTVLSPKLTPALEKLAKGRKTSKIRHIKGNYKPGLIQAYSLVISASSSKVTNKKASSEAQKLKIPVNVVDEPKLCSFILPSIIKRGDVVIAISSSGKSPLLSKILKESLDAVIPAELARYAAFVGAVRNKLLKEGKKSAIKIRLYKGLFTPAVFEMFLKRDRHGVTRYIKKRLGLTLKGLGLKLF; encoded by the coding sequence TTGACACCTTCATCGCCAAAGTGCTACCTTAATACCATGCTCTACTACCCTGTATTCCTCGACATAAAAGACAAAGACTGCCTCGTAATCGGCGGCGGCAAGGTGGCCGAGAGAAAAGTTCTTACGCTTATAGAGGCAGGGGCCAAAGTAACGGTACTTAGCCCGAAGCTCACGCCCGCCCTTGAAAAACTAGCAAAAGGCCGCAAAACCAGCAAAATCAGGCACATAAAAGGCAATTACAAACCCGGACTTATACAAGCATATTCGCTCGTAATCAGCGCGTCGTCATCGAAGGTCACTAACAAAAAAGCAAGCAGCGAGGCGCAAAAGCTAAAGATTCCAGTAAACGTCGTTGACGAGCCAAAACTCTGCTCCTTTATACTTCCTTCTATAATAAAGCGCGGCGACGTGGTCATAGCAATATCGAGCTCCGGAAAAAGCCCGCTTTTATCGAAAATATTAAAGGAAAGCCTCGATGCCGTAATCCCGGCAGAGCTTGCCAGGTACGCGGCCTTTGTAGGCGCTGTACGCAATAAGTTATTGAAAGAAGGAAAGAAAAGTGCTATAAAAATAAGGTTATATAAGGGGCTCTTTACCCCTGCCGTGTTCGAGATGTTCCTTAAACGCGACAGGCATGGGGTCACACGATATATAAAGAAACGTCTTGGCCTTACGCTAAAAGGGCTCGGGCTAAAATTGTTTTGA
- the ccsB gene encoding c-type cytochrome biogenesis protein CcsB, with protein MVLQIAAAVYAVSTVIYVVYLVTHGKRLAAAGSYALLTALAVHTTAILARWIAGERFPLTNLHESLSFFAWFSALSCAYLFLRYKMPVLGAFIAPFALFLTLAASTLPSDIAPLAPVLNTHWLKAHIAVAVIGNAFFGLACLFGVMYLIQDKYLKSRKIGGMYFVLPSLETLDELNYRCLTYGFPLLTLGIVSGALWSEHVYGSYWIWKHRQVWSLITWLMYAVLLHGRLTANWRGRKAAAFSVIAFCVLFATSLIIYTLLGEGHGLLKMGQP; from the coding sequence ATGGTTCTACAAATAGCGGCCGCTGTATACGCGGTCTCGACGGTCATATACGTCGTATATCTCGTAACGCACGGAAAGCGGCTTGCGGCAGCGGGCAGTTATGCGCTCCTAACGGCACTTGCCGTACACACGACGGCAATACTGGCAAGGTGGATAGCGGGCGAAAGATTTCCGCTAACCAACCTGCACGAATCGCTAAGCTTCTTTGCCTGGTTTTCGGCGCTCTCGTGCGCGTATTTGTTTTTGAGGTACAAGATGCCGGTGCTTGGCGCATTCATTGCGCCGTTTGCCCTGTTTTTAACGCTTGCTGCTTCTACGCTGCCAAGCGACATCGCGCCGCTTGCGCCTGTGCTAAACACGCACTGGCTAAAGGCGCACATAGCTGTAGCTGTAATCGGCAACGCCTTTTTCGGCCTTGCGTGCCTGTTCGGGGTCATGTACCTCATACAGGACAAATATTTAAAGAGCAGAAAAATAGGCGGCATGTACTTCGTGCTGCCGTCTTTGGAAACGTTAGACGAACTGAACTACAGGTGTCTGACCTACGGATTTCCGCTCTTAACCCTCGGCATAGTGAGCGGAGCGCTCTGGTCTGAGCACGTGTACGGCTCATACTGGATATGGAAGCACCGCCAGGTGTGGTCGCTAATAACCTGGCTCATGTACGCGGTCCTCTTGCACGGCCGTTTGACCGCGAACTGGAGGGGCAGAAAGGCCGCGGCCTTTTCGGTAATAGCTTTTTGCGTGCTTTTCGCCACATCGCTCATAATATACACGCTCCTTGGAGAGGGGCACGGGCTTCTTAAAATGGGGCAACCATAA
- the hemA gene encoding glutamyl-tRNA reductase, with product MNIITVGLNHKSAPVEIREKLCFPADSIGEALKKLSTSYGINEAVILSTCNRVEITGVATEMEKGVRAVKRFLSEHHSIPLEALDEHLYVHTGEDAVKHLFRVASGLDSMVMGEPQILGQVKDAYGYAVEHSCAGIVINKLSHKAFSVAKRIRTETKIGAAAVSISYAAVELAKKIFGELEGKTAMLIGAGEMAELAAKHLLNSGVRNIIVSNRTFERAVELAKTFNGTAVTFREFPHNLKNTDIVIASTGSPKFIIRPEDIEAAMRERRHKPMFFIDISVPRNIDPLVNNVDGAYVYDIDDLQGVVNANLKERHKEAEEAEKIIDHEITAFYRWVKSLDVVPTIIALRQKFDRIKRGELDKAFAELDTLSGKEREVVEAMAAAIVNKILHSPVTLIKRNSEKVEGDMIINATRELFELEKEEAMKKAHGNSDKESS from the coding sequence ATGAACATAATAACAGTAGGACTAAACCATAAATCAGCGCCTGTAGAGATAAGGGAAAAGCTTTGCTTTCCAGCGGACTCTATCGGCGAGGCGTTAAAGAAGCTCTCGACATCCTACGGCATAAACGAGGCCGTTATCCTCTCGACCTGTAACCGCGTCGAGATAACCGGTGTGGCTACGGAGATGGAAAAAGGGGTGCGCGCCGTAAAACGTTTTCTCTCGGAGCACCACTCCATACCGCTTGAAGCGCTTGACGAACACCTCTACGTGCACACGGGCGAGGACGCTGTAAAGCATCTTTTCCGCGTTGCCTCGGGGCTAGATTCCATGGTCATGGGCGAGCCGCAAATCCTCGGGCAGGTAAAGGACGCGTATGGCTACGCTGTCGAGCACTCGTGCGCGGGAATCGTCATAAACAAGCTCTCGCACAAGGCATTCAGTGTAGCAAAGCGCATAAGGACGGAAACAAAGATAGGCGCTGCGGCTGTTTCGATAAGCTACGCTGCAGTGGAGCTTGCGAAAAAAATATTTGGCGAACTGGAAGGCAAGACCGCCATGCTTATCGGCGCAGGCGAGATGGCCGAGCTCGCGGCAAAGCATCTACTAAACTCTGGGGTAAGAAACATCATCGTCTCGAACAGGACATTCGAGCGCGCAGTCGAGCTCGCAAAGACATTTAACGGCACGGCAGTCACATTCAGGGAATTCCCGCACAACTTAAAAAACACCGACATCGTAATAGCATCCACGGGCTCTCCCAAATTCATCATCAGGCCCGAAGACATCGAGGCCGCGATGCGTGAAAGAAGGCACAAGCCGATGTTCTTTATCGACATCTCGGTGCCGCGTAATATCGACCCTCTCGTCAATAACGTGGACGGCGCGTATGTCTACGACATAGACGATTTACAAGGTGTCGTGAACGCCAACTTAAAAGAACGCCACAAAGAGGCCGAAGAGGCCGAGAAAATCATCGACCACGAGATAACTGCCTTTTACCGCTGGGTAAAGTCACTGGACGTGGTGCCGACGATAATCGCGCTAAGGCAGAAGTTTGACCGCATTAAAAGGGGCGAGCTCGACAAGGCCTTTGCCGAACTCGATACGCTCTCCGGCAAGGAACGCGAGGTAGTAGAGGCAATGGCCGCCGCGATAGTAAACAAGATACTCCACTCGCCTGTAACCCTCATAAAGAGGAACTCTGAAAAGGTCGAGGGCGACATGATAATCAATGCCACACGCGAACTCTTCGAGCTTGAGAAGGAAGAGGCGATGAAAAAGGCGCACGGCAACAGCGACAAAGAAAGTTCATAA
- a CDS encoding ATP-binding protein: MQLVKFRIKNYKSITDSGDCYLSDAITILAGKNESGKTSILEALNDFNINKTIPENTRPIKDSKALPQITIFFKINTSLIKDILEKNGIKTYLKDATAVLGITKYLPNKYAIDLKSLEDSKIFNPSFIEKRKEYILRQYEKLKPFFTTYPALGAAPGNITNENILTAEPIIKSYKETLDQKTALIHDAEARKKFSNLILELIQLFIDIANSKNIPSVLCEGLKPLLPNFILFNSFEDIFPNQVPIAELKTNPWTQDLSIISDLDPDIIAQQASQLKYKHKTDINISIKEDYSKFWTQDAESHIAIDWNSTILEFWIIEDNYPYTPHQRSKGRQWHLAFYIKVSARAMENKLNILLIDEPGLFLHGAAQKDILKKLEVSAQDAQIIFSTHSPYLLEPDKFDRIRLVDRTDKSTGTKIHNKIHALADKETLTPLLTAIGLELTSGIINVDKKSNVVVEGISDIYYLQALKNILDKDNINFIFGGGAGNMPFVGTILHGWGCNVIYLYDNDRGKRDGEKNLKNTWLISDDLIVPVLGEKNKRIEDIFCKADFSKLILQRDKVNYICSNSEFIGNPKNKIDKVLHAKEFLDKTRSNTISLSSETLKNATQLFDNLTEKFKNIA, translated from the coding sequence ATGCAACTAGTAAAGTTTCGAATCAAAAATTATAAGTCTATCACCGACAGCGGCGACTGCTACTTGTCCGATGCAATAACCATTCTTGCAGGCAAAAATGAGTCCGGCAAAACCTCTATTTTAGAAGCCTTAAACGACTTCAACATCAACAAAACCATACCAGAAAACACTCGCCCTATCAAAGATTCAAAAGCACTTCCTCAAATAACAATATTTTTCAAAATTAACACCAGTCTAATAAAAGACATCCTAGAAAAAAACGGAATTAAAACCTACCTAAAGGACGCCACTGCTGTCTTGGGTATTACAAAATATCTCCCCAATAAATACGCAATAGACCTAAAAAGCCTCGAAGATTCCAAAATCTTTAACCCATCGTTCATTGAAAAACGGAAAGAATATATTTTAAGGCAGTATGAAAAGTTAAAGCCGTTTTTCACCACGTACCCAGCATTAGGAGCGGCACCAGGCAATATAACAAATGAAAACATATTGACAGCAGAACCAATTATAAAATCCTACAAAGAGACCTTGGACCAAAAAACCGCTTTAATACATGATGCAGAAGCTCGTAAAAAATTTAGCAATCTAATATTAGAACTGATCCAACTATTTATCGACATTGCAAATTCAAAAAATATTCCCAGTGTACTATGCGAAGGATTAAAACCGCTCTTACCAAATTTTATATTATTCAATTCGTTCGAAGATATATTCCCAAACCAAGTACCTATTGCAGAACTAAAGACAAATCCGTGGACACAAGACCTAAGTATCATAAGCGATTTAGATCCAGACATTATAGCTCAACAGGCGTCACAACTCAAATACAAGCACAAAACGGACATCAACATCTCAATAAAAGAAGATTACTCAAAATTCTGGACGCAAGACGCCGAATCTCATATAGCCATCGACTGGAATAGCACTATTTTAGAATTTTGGATTATAGAGGACAATTATCCATACACCCCTCATCAAAGAAGCAAAGGAAGACAATGGCATCTTGCTTTCTATATAAAAGTGTCTGCACGCGCAATGGAAAACAAGCTGAACATACTCCTTATTGATGAGCCTGGATTGTTTTTGCACGGAGCAGCACAGAAGGATATTCTCAAAAAACTCGAAGTTTCAGCCCAAGATGCTCAAATAATTTTTTCTACACATTCACCATATTTACTGGAACCGGACAAATTTGACAGGATCAGACTTGTTGATCGCACTGACAAAAGTACGGGCACAAAAATACACAACAAAATACACGCCCTCGCAGACAAAGAAACCTTAACTCCGCTTCTCACCGCAATAGGATTAGAACTTACTAGCGGTATTATTAATGTAGACAAAAAAAGTAACGTGGTTGTCGAAGGGATATCCGACATTTATTACCTACAAGCATTAAAAAACATTTTAGACAAAGACAATATTAACTTTATTTTTGGTGGAGGGGCTGGTAATATGCCTTTTGTCGGCACCATTCTACATGGTTGGGGATGTAACGTAATTTATTTGTACGACAATGATCGCGGCAAAAGAGATGGAGAAAAAAATTTAAAAAATACTTGGCTTATTTCTGACGACCTTATAGTGCCAGTACTGGGTGAAAAAAACAAACGCATAGAAGATATCTTTTGCAAAGCCGACTTTTCGAAGCTAATTTTGCAGCGCGACAAAGTCAATTATATTTGTAGTAATTCGGAATTTATAGGCAATCCAAAAAATAAAATCGACAAAGTTCTTCATGCCAAAGAATTTCTAGACAAAACTCGGAGCAATACCATCAGTCTTTCCAGTGAAACATTAAAAAACGCCACGCAACTATTTGATAATTTAACAGAGAAATTCAAAAATATTGCTTGA
- the hemC gene encoding hydroxymethylbilane synthase, which translates to MVLKKKIVIGTRGSMLALWQANWVKSEIEKRNPGLTVELNKIKTTGDKITDVPLAKVGGKGLFVKEIEEALLDGSADLAVHSMKDVPTFFPDGLQLHAITEREDPRDALIAREGNTLKDLKQGANVGTSSLRRQAQLLKVRPDIKISQLRGNLDTRFRKLEEGVYDAIILAGAGIRRLGWGSKITEYIDPLLMLPAIGQGALGIETRTNDAYINELTSFFNHRDTSVAVRGERALLKRLEGGCQVPIAAHATVNKDEVSITGLVASVDGKTIIKDSIKGAANDTEALGIELAEKLLKAGAKKILDELYNA; encoded by the coding sequence ATGGTTTTGAAAAAGAAAATAGTTATCGGCACGCGCGGCTCCATGCTCGCGCTCTGGCAGGCGAACTGGGTAAAATCGGAGATAGAAAAAAGAAACCCCGGCCTCACGGTCGAACTAAACAAGATAAAGACCACGGGAGATAAGATTACGGACGTGCCTCTTGCCAAGGTCGGCGGCAAAGGGCTCTTTGTAAAGGAAATCGAGGAAGCGCTTCTTGACGGGAGCGCGGACCTGGCAGTGCACTCGATGAAGGACGTACCTACGTTTTTCCCGGACGGCCTGCAGCTCCACGCAATAACAGAGAGGGAAGACCCGAGGGACGCGCTTATTGCAAGGGAAGGCAACACTCTAAAAGACTTAAAACAGGGCGCGAATGTCGGCACTTCAAGCCTTAGAAGACAGGCGCAACTTTTAAAAGTACGGCCCGATATAAAGATATCGCAGCTAAGAGGCAACCTGGATACGCGCTTTAGAAAGCTCGAGGAAGGCGTGTACGACGCCATAATACTCGCGGGCGCTGGAATAAGAAGGCTTGGCTGGGGCTCTAAGATAACCGAGTACATAGACCCCCTACTGATGCTACCGGCGATTGGCCAGGGCGCGCTCGGCATAGAGACAAGGACAAACGATGCCTATATAAACGAACTTACATCGTTCTTTAACCACCGCGACACCTCGGTTGCGGTAAGGGGCGAGCGTGCGCTTCTAAAGAGATTGGAAGGCGGCTGCCAGGTGCCGATAGCCGCTCACGCAACAGTAAATAAGGATGAGGTTTCCATCACAGGGCTCGTTGCCTCTGTGGACGGCAAGACGATTATAAAGGATTCTATCAAAGGCGCGGCCAATGACACCGAAGCACTCGGCATAGAGCTTGCCGAAAAGCTTTTGAAGGCCGGGGCAAAGAAGATTCTCGACGAGCTGTACAACGCTTAA
- a CDS encoding Stp1/IreP family PP2C-type Ser/Thr phosphatase, whose product MKILSGYVTDVGRKRKLNEDSYVVNDSIGLYAVADGMGGHSCGEVASKTATDMLGSMMEVSHKKGTLAKDPLNALTEAIKVANTAVYEMSRKLGPGRSMGTTIAAVAGVNGKIFAAHVGDSRIYKMSSGKIEQIMRDHSLVEEQVARGLITAEQAKTATNKNVITRALGLKEPVEIDTAKIDVAPGDYVLICSDGLNGLVGDDEILKISTADPSLSPEMAAMYLVEKANNNGGDDNITVVLLKFVK is encoded by the coding sequence ATGAAGATACTAAGCGGCTACGTAACGGACGTCGGACGAAAAAGAAAGCTCAACGAAGACTCGTATGTGGTAAACGACTCAATCGGCCTCTACGCCGTTGCCGACGGCATGGGCGGACACTCCTGCGGCGAGGTGGCAAGCAAGACCGCTACCGATATGCTTGGCTCTATGATGGAGGTGTCGCACAAAAAAGGCACCCTCGCAAAAGACCCGCTAAACGCCCTCACCGAAGCGATAAAGGTGGCGAACACCGCGGTATACGAGATGTCGAGAAAACTCGGGCCCGGCAGGTCCATGGGCACGACCATAGCGGCAGTTGCCGGCGTAAACGGCAAGATCTTTGCCGCGCACGTTGGAGACAGCCGCATCTACAAGATGAGTAGCGGCAAGATCGAGCAGATAATGCGCGACCACAGCCTTGTGGAGGAACAAGTCGCGCGCGGCCTCATCACAGCAGAACAGGCAAAGACCGCTACCAATAAGAACGTCATAACAAGGGCGCTTGGGCTTAAAGAGCCAGTAGAAATAGATACGGCAAAGATAGACGTCGCGCCCGGGGATTACGTCCTCATATGCTCGGACGGGCTAAACGGCCTGGTAGGGGACGACGAGATACTAAAGATATCGACTGCGGATCCGTCGCTTAGCCCGGAGATGGCCGCAATGTACCTCGTTGAAAAGGCCAACAACAACGGCGGGGACGACAACATAACAGTTGTACTTTTGAAGTTCGTGAAGTAA